A genomic window from Bradyrhizobium lupini includes:
- a CDS encoding FAD-dependent oxidoreductase yields MLDLAIVGGGPGGLMSAWYLKRKLGDLCRVTIYEASDRLGGKIVTRKFDSAPAMYEAGVAEIYDYSMTGPDPLRELIQHFGLQTIPMDAEQVQFGGELLNDVAGMRRKYGAKTAAAIEAFRKRCAEAMTPIEYYEGVGAHDNENPWAYKTAEQVLDEEVEDETAKRFFKVMARSDLATESHNTNGLNALKNYLMDVDGYIGLYSIQNGNEQLIECLQSEVNADIQLNHRILTVGKAPTGRYQLKMMNGKGPETRDFDLVLVCLPHSWLGTVGWEGEQLRKSMVKHVAYFDRPAHYLRVSILFDTPFWGDKIAGAWFMSEAFGGCCVYNEGARHDVGKHGVLNWLIPGSDALAFADLSDRELIDAALKSLPASLGDARAHFMEGKIHRWLSSVNAIPGGLPVRDVMTNHRPEPKEHPGIVVVGDYLFDSTLNGLLDSSDAATDIILTEMMRLRRERSQDDKPLSDKIDRAYFDNYRGQGPYSEVWQHFTDPDYLTKLIGIVWGKAKGTKLLIAGSASGELVGALRDRGIDAFGIENNRTIHARTPKALRKYNKLGSITDMPFKDGAFDFVFETSLCHVSPKQVVRAIRELNRVVKTGLVFGSITSDMAPALIDRYDLLRGVKKLGTWWEWSELFFGNGFELSMHRKDCTDALWETTLAANKGPGQWYADADSLRYSFFDKVEDEEDD; encoded by the coding sequence ATGCTTGATCTCGCAATCGTAGGCGGCGGCCCCGGCGGGCTGATGAGCGCTTGGTATCTGAAGCGCAAGCTTGGCGACCTCTGCCGCGTCACCATCTACGAGGCATCCGACCGGCTCGGCGGCAAGATCGTCACGCGCAAATTCGATTCCGCGCCCGCGATGTACGAGGCCGGCGTTGCCGAGATCTACGACTACTCGATGACCGGGCCGGATCCGTTGCGCGAGTTGATCCAGCATTTCGGCCTGCAGACCATTCCGATGGATGCCGAGCAGGTGCAGTTCGGCGGTGAGCTCCTCAACGACGTCGCGGGCATGCGCCGCAAATACGGTGCCAAGACCGCAGCCGCAATCGAGGCGTTCCGTAAGCGCTGCGCCGAGGCGATGACGCCGATCGAGTACTACGAGGGTGTCGGCGCGCACGACAACGAGAATCCCTGGGCCTACAAGACCGCCGAACAGGTGCTCGACGAGGAGGTCGAGGACGAGACCGCAAAGCGATTCTTCAAGGTGATGGCGCGCTCGGACCTCGCGACCGAGAGCCACAACACCAACGGGCTCAACGCGCTCAAGAACTACCTGATGGATGTCGACGGCTATATCGGCCTCTATTCCATCCAGAACGGCAACGAGCAGCTCATCGAGTGCCTCCAGTCGGAGGTCAATGCCGACATCCAGCTCAATCACCGAATCCTCACGGTCGGCAAGGCGCCGACCGGCCGCTATCAACTCAAGATGATGAACGGCAAGGGGCCGGAGACGCGCGACTTCGACCTTGTGCTGGTCTGTCTGCCGCATTCCTGGCTTGGGACCGTCGGCTGGGAAGGCGAACAGCTCCGCAAGTCGATGGTCAAGCACGTCGCGTACTTCGACCGTCCTGCGCACTATTTGCGTGTCTCGATCCTGTTCGACACGCCGTTCTGGGGCGACAAGATCGCCGGCGCCTGGTTCATGTCGGAAGCCTTTGGCGGTTGCTGCGTCTATAACGAGGGCGCCCGCCATGATGTGGGCAAGCACGGCGTGCTGAACTGGCTGATTCCGGGCTCCGATGCGCTGGCCTTTGCAGATCTCTCCGACCGGGAGCTGATCGATGCCGCGCTGAAATCGCTTCCGGCATCGCTCGGCGATGCACGCGCGCATTTCATGGAAGGCAAGATCCACCGCTGGCTGTCCTCGGTGAACGCGATTCCGGGCGGCTTGCCCGTGCGCGACGTCATGACCAACCACCGGCCCGAGCCGAAGGAACATCCCGGAATCGTGGTGGTCGGCGACTATCTGTTCGACTCGACGCTGAACGGCCTGCTCGATTCCTCGGACGCGGCGACCGACATCATCTTGACCGAGATGATGCGCTTGCGCCGCGAGCGTTCGCAGGACGACAAGCCGCTCTCGGACAAGATCGATCGTGCCTATTTTGACAATTATCGCGGCCAGGGCCCCTACAGCGAGGTGTGGCAACACTTCACGGATCCCGACTATCTCACAAAACTGATCGGCATCGTCTGGGGCAAGGCCAAAGGCACGAAGCTCTTGATCGCGGGCTCGGCCAGCGGCGAGCTTGTCGGCGCGCTACGTGATCGCGGCATCGATGCCTTCGGTATCGAGAACAACCGCACCATTCACGCCAGAACGCCGAAGGCGCTGAGGAAGTACAACAAGCTCGGTTCGATCACCGACATGCCGTTCAAGGACGGTGCGTTCGACTTCGTGTTCGAGACCAGCCTCTGCCATGTTTCCCCGAAGCAGGTGGTCCGTGCGATCAGGGAGCTGAACCGTGTGGTCAAGACCGGGCTCGTGTTCGGCTCGATCACCTCGGACATGGCGCCGGCACTGATCGACCGCTACGACCTTCTGCGCGGCGTCAAGAAGCTCGGCACCTGGTGGGAATGGTCCGAACTGTTCTTCGGCAATGGCTTCGAGCTGTCGATGCACCGCAAGGACTGCACGGACGCGCTCTGGGAGACGACGCTCGCCGCAAACAAGGGACCGGGCCAGTGGTACGCCGACGCCGATTCCTTGCGCTATTCCTTTTTCGACAAGGTCGAGGATGAGGAAGACGACTAG
- a CDS encoding ABC transporter ATP-binding protein, with translation MASKPLPPDKQKLAAEEAAELDEKLVPTAKPDLEDDEDDEDEEDGGLELDDDDEDEDLVVFTAREAAGALATILGFVKPFLFNYKQMLSFVAFGVFVETLFNVIMPLSLKYLIDDALGEEDFQALYKILGVLAVAGIFTSIVAVWYERWDARLAACIISDVRKRLFEHVQDLPAAYFGRTKRGEILSRFSVDLAAFEGSVKTFANSAALPFLELIAGIILMVFLNWQLAAVALLVFPITLIGPRMLTPKAVQANYEQKLNESALLGMVQENVAAQAVIKAFSLQRRMFGFFKFRNDETRNRMASAAFLSTMVERTVTISVLLLHLVVLAIGAYLATKGQITIGTFVTFESAFWEVSYNIAHVMHFIPVSISAAAAIRHMQELLDEPTRSADRAGAPDLPRITNDITFDHVTFQYEGSQTPVLDNLSLKLNVGKRIAIVGPSGSGKSTLLNLILRLYVPDEGRVTIDGVDVRKVTLDSLRRSMAVVFQENMLFNMSIRENIRLGKEGATDEEVEEAAKKAEIHRYIMSLPQRYDTPVGERGDTLSGGQRQRIAIARAVIRNPSVLLLDEATSALDQTTEAAINRTLLKVAKGRTMIWSTHRLTSVVEMDEIIVISGGRAIERGPHAELLAKNGTYRKLWNDQTHQPHGAPAHVDEDSDDDDEDEDDLDEDDEEE, from the coding sequence ATGGCGTCCAAGCCCCTCCCGCCCGACAAACAGAAGCTCGCCGCGGAAGAGGCGGCCGAGCTCGACGAGAAGCTTGTCCCTACCGCCAAGCCGGACCTTGAAGACGACGAGGACGATGAAGACGAGGAGGATGGCGGGCTGGAGCTCGATGACGACGATGAGGACGAGGACCTCGTCGTCTTTACCGCGCGCGAGGCCGCCGGCGCGCTCGCGACCATCCTGGGTTTCGTCAAACCCTTCCTGTTCAACTACAAGCAGATGCTGTCCTTCGTGGCGTTCGGCGTCTTCGTCGAGACGCTCTTCAACGTCATCATGCCGCTCAGCCTGAAGTACCTGATCGACGACGCGCTCGGCGAGGAGGATTTTCAGGCGCTGTACAAGATCCTCGGCGTGCTCGCGGTCGCGGGCATATTCACCTCGATCGTCGCGGTCTGGTACGAGCGCTGGGATGCGCGGCTCGCGGCGTGCATCATTTCCGACGTCCGCAAACGGCTGTTCGAGCACGTCCAGGACCTGCCGGCGGCCTATTTCGGCCGCACCAAGCGCGGCGAGATCCTGTCGCGCTTCTCAGTCGACCTCGCGGCCTTCGAGGGTTCGGTCAAGACCTTCGCCAACAGCGCGGCATTGCCGTTCCTGGAGCTGATCGCGGGCATCATCCTGATGGTGTTCCTGAACTGGCAGCTCGCGGCGGTTGCGCTGCTGGTGTTCCCGATCACGCTGATCGGTCCCCGCATGCTGACGCCGAAGGCTGTCCAGGCGAATTACGAGCAGAAGCTCAATGAATCTGCGCTGCTCGGCATGGTGCAGGAGAACGTGGCGGCGCAGGCCGTGATCAAGGCGTTCAGCCTGCAACGCCGGATGTTCGGCTTCTTCAAATTCCGCAACGACGAGACGCGAAACAGGATGGCCTCGGCGGCGTTCCTGTCGACCATGGTGGAGCGGACGGTCACCATCTCGGTGCTGCTCTTGCATCTCGTCGTGCTCGCGATCGGCGCATATCTGGCGACGAAGGGGCAGATTACCATCGGCACCTTCGTCACCTTCGAGAGTGCGTTCTGGGAGGTGTCCTACAACATCGCCCATGTGATGCATTTCATCCCCGTGTCGATCTCCGCGGCAGCCGCGATCCGTCATATGCAGGAGTTGCTCGACGAGCCCACGCGCAGCGCCGATCGTGCCGGCGCGCCCGATCTGCCCCGCATCACCAACGACATCACCTTCGACCACGTGACGTTCCAGTACGAAGGCAGCCAGACGCCGGTGCTGGACAATCTCAGCCTCAAGCTCAATGTCGGCAAGCGCATTGCCATCGTCGGTCCCTCAGGCTCCGGCAAGAGCACGCTGCTGAATCTGATCCTGCGGCTCTATGTGCCGGACGAGGGGCGCGTCACCATCGACGGCGTCGACGTCCGCAAGGTGACGCTGGACTCCCTGCGCCGGAGCATGGCGGTGGTGTTCCAGGAGAATATGCTGTTCAACATGTCGATCCGGGAGAACATTCGGCTCGGCAAGGAGGGCGCGACCGATGAGGAGGTGGAGGAGGCGGCCAAGAAAGCCGAGATCCACCGTTACATCATGAGCCTGCCGCAGCGCTACGACACGCCGGTGGGCGAGCGCGGCGATACCTTGTCGGGCGGCCAGCGCCAGCGCATCGCGATCGCGCGCGCGGTCATCCGCAATCCTTCCGTGCTGCTGCTCGACGAAGCCACTTCGGCGCTCGACCAGACCACGGAAGCTGCGATCAACCGCACGCTGCTGAAGGTCGCCAAGGGCCGCACCATGATCTGGTCGACCCACCGCCTGACCTCGGTGGTCGAGATGGACGAGATCATCGTGATTTCAGGGGGCAGGGCGATCGAGCGCGGCCCGCATGCCGAGCTGCTCGCCAAGAACGGCACCTATCGCAAGCTGTGGAACGACCAGACCCACCAACCGCATGGCGCGCCGGCTCACGTCGACGAGGACAGCGACGATGACGACGAGGATGAAGACGACCTCGACGAGGACGATGAGGAGGAGTGA
- the rpsL gene encoding 30S ribosomal protein S12, with translation MPTINQLIAQPREVQKSRKKVPALQQSPQKRGVCTRVYTTTPKKPNSALRKVAKVRLTNGFEVIGYIPGEGHNLQEHSVVMIRGGRVKDLPGVRYHILRGVLDTQGVKNRKQRRSKYGAKRPK, from the coding sequence ATGCCGACGATCAACCAGCTGATCGCTCAACCGCGGGAAGTGCAGAAGTCGCGCAAGAAGGTGCCGGCGCTGCAGCAGTCGCCGCAGAAGCGCGGTGTTTGCACGCGCGTTTACACCACGACCCCGAAGAAGCCGAACTCGGCGCTTCGTAAGGTTGCCAAGGTGCGCCTGACCAACGGCTTCGAGGTGATCGGCTACATCCCCGGTGAGGGCCATAACCTCCAGGAGCACTCGGTGGTCATGATCCGCGGCGGTCGCGTCAAGGACTTGCCCGGCGTGCGCTACCACATCCTCCGCGGCGTTCTGGATACCCAGGGCGTCAAGAACCGTAAGCAGCGCCGTTCGAAGTACGGCGCCAAGCGTCCGAAGTAA
- the rpsG gene encoding 30S ribosomal protein S7, translated as MSRRHSAEKREVLPDPKFGNIIVTKFMNSVMYAGKKSVAEGIVYGAFGLIESKTKQNPLGVFEQALENVMPTIEVRSRRVGGATYQVPVEVRSVRRQALGIRWLISAARDRNEKTMTERLSAELLDASNNRGNAVKKREDVHRMAEANRAFSHYRW; from the coding sequence ATGTCTCGTCGCCATTCTGCCGAAAAGCGCGAAGTCCTTCCCGATCCGAAGTTCGGGAATATCATCGTCACGAAGTTCATGAATTCGGTGATGTACGCCGGAAAGAAGTCGGTCGCCGAAGGCATCGTCTACGGCGCGTTCGGCCTCATCGAAAGCAAGACCAAGCAGAACCCGCTCGGCGTGTTCGAGCAGGCACTCGAGAACGTCATGCCGACGATCGAAGTGCGCTCCCGCCGCGTCGGCGGCGCGACCTATCAGGTTCCGGTCGAAGTTCGCTCGGTGCGCCGTCAGGCGCTGGGCATTCGCTGGCTGATCTCGGCTGCGCGCGATCGCAACGAGAAGACGATGACCGAGCGGCTCTCTGCGGAGCTCCTGGATGCGTCGAACAACCGGGGTAACGCCGTCAAGAAGCGCGAAGACGTGCACCGGATGGCGGAAGCCAACCGCGCCTTCTCGCACTATCGCTGGTAA
- the fusA gene encoding elongation factor G — protein MPRVHAIENYRNFGIMAHIDAGKTTTTERILYYTGKSHKIGEVHEGAATMDWMEQEQERGITITSAATTAFWEGKRLNIIDTPGHVDFTIEVERSLRVLDGAVCVLDSNQGVEPQTETVWRQGDKYKVPRIVFANKMDKTGADFYKCMQDIVDRLGAKPIAIQLPIGSENNFKGLVDLVRMKGVVWEEEKLDAKFVDIDIPEDMVEKAKEYREKLLEAAVELDDEVLAAYLDGKEPDEPTLKRLIRKAVLTGAFFPVLCGSAFKNKGVQPLLDAVVDYLPSPVDVPAIKGVDEDGNEVVRLPDDKEPLALLAFKIMDDPFVGTITFCRIYSGTLLSGTGVINSTRDRKERIGRMLLMHANNREDIKEAYAGDIVALAGLKEARTGDTLCDPDKAVILEKMEFPEPVIEIAIEPKSKADQEKLGVALAKLAAEDPSFRVSTDQESGQTILKGMGELHLDIKVDILRRTYKVDANIGAPQVAFRERVTKRSEVKYTHKKQTGGTGQFAEVSIIVEPNEPGKGYEFESKVVGGAVPKEYIPGVEKGINSVLSSGVVAGFPVVDVKVQLVDGKYHDVDSSALAFEIASRAAFREALQKGKSVLLEPIMKVEVVTPEDYTGSVIGDLNSRRGQIQGQDMRGNANVINAMVPLMNMFGYVNNLRSMSQGRATFTMQFDHYAEAPANVSAEVQKKFA, from the coding sequence ATGCCCCGCGTTCATGCCATAGAGAATTACCGCAACTTCGGTATCATGGCGCATATCGATGCCGGCAAGACCACGACCACCGAGCGCATCCTCTATTACACCGGCAAGAGCCACAAAATCGGCGAAGTGCACGAAGGTGCCGCGACGATGGACTGGATGGAGCAGGAGCAGGAGCGCGGCATTACGATTACGTCGGCCGCGACCACCGCGTTCTGGGAAGGCAAGCGTCTCAACATCATCGACACTCCCGGCCACGTCGACTTCACCATCGAAGTCGAGCGCAGCCTGCGCGTGCTCGACGGCGCCGTGTGCGTGCTCGACTCGAACCAGGGCGTCGAGCCCCAGACCGAGACGGTTTGGCGCCAGGGCGACAAGTACAAAGTTCCGCGCATCGTCTTCGCCAACAAGATGGATAAGACCGGCGCTGACTTCTACAAGTGCATGCAGGACATCGTCGACCGCCTCGGCGCAAAGCCGATCGCGATCCAGCTTCCGATCGGCTCCGAGAACAACTTCAAGGGCCTGGTCGACCTCGTTCGCATGAAGGGCGTGGTCTGGGAAGAAGAGAAGCTCGACGCCAAGTTCGTGGACATCGATATTCCCGAGGACATGGTCGAGAAGGCCAAGGAATATCGCGAGAAGTTGTTGGAAGCCGCCGTCGAGCTCGACGACGAAGTTCTCGCCGCTTACCTCGACGGCAAGGAGCCCGATGAGCCGACGTTGAAGCGCTTGATCCGCAAGGCCGTGCTGACTGGCGCGTTCTTCCCGGTATTGTGCGGCTCGGCGTTCAAGAACAAGGGCGTGCAGCCTCTGCTCGACGCGGTCGTGGATTATCTGCCGTCGCCGGTTGACGTGCCCGCCATCAAGGGCGTCGATGAAGACGGCAACGAGGTCGTTCGCCTGCCGGACGACAAGGAGCCGCTGGCTCTGTTGGCCTTCAAGATCATGGACGACCCGTTCGTCGGCACCATCACCTTCTGCCGCATCTATTCCGGCACGCTGCTGTCGGGCACCGGCGTGATCAATTCGACGCGCGACCGCAAGGAGCGCATCGGCCGCATGTTGCTGATGCATGCGAACAACCGCGAAGACATCAAGGAAGCCTATGCCGGCGACATCGTCGCACTGGCTGGCCTGAAGGAAGCGCGCACCGGTGACACGCTGTGCGATCCCGACAAGGCGGTGATCCTCGAAAAGATGGAATTCCCCGAGCCCGTCATCGAGATCGCGATCGAGCCCAAGTCCAAGGCCGACCAGGAAAAGCTGGGCGTGGCGCTGGCGAAGCTCGCCGCGGAGGATCCGTCCTTCCGCGTGTCGACCGATCAGGAGTCCGGCCAGACCATCCTCAAGGGCATGGGCGAGCTCCATCTCGACATCAAGGTCGACATTCTCCGCCGCACCTACAAGGTCGATGCCAACATCGGCGCGCCGCAGGTGGCGTTCCGTGAGCGCGTCACCAAGAGGTCCGAAGTCAAGTACACCCACAAGAAGCAGACCGGCGGTACCGGACAGTTCGCGGAAGTGTCGATCATCGTGGAGCCGAACGAGCCCGGCAAGGGCTACGAGTTCGAGTCCAAGGTCGTCGGCGGTGCGGTGCCGAAGGAATACATCCCCGGCGTCGAGAAGGGCATCAACAGCGTGCTGAGTTCCGGCGTGGTCGCGGGCTTCCCCGTGGTCGACGTCAAGGTTCAGCTCGTCGACGGCAAGTATCACGACGTCGATTCGTCGGCGCTCGCCTTCGAAATCGCATCGCGTGCTGCATTCCGCGAAGCCTTGCAGAAGGGCAAGTCCGTCCTGCTCGAGCCGATCATGAAGGTCGAAGTGGTGACCCCGGAAGATTACACCGGCTCCGTCATCGGCGACCTGAATTCGCGGCGCGGTCAGATCCAGGGTCAGGACATGCGCGGCAACGCCAACGTCATCAACGCGATGGTGCCGCTCATGAACATGTTCGGTTACGTGAATAACCTGCGCTCGATGAGCCAGGGTCGCGCAACCTTCACCATGCAGTTCGACCACTACGCAGAAGCGCCGGCCAACGTGTCGGCAGAAGTCCAGAAGAAGTTTGCCTGA
- the tuf gene encoding elongation factor Tu, protein MAKAKFERNKPHCNIGTIGHVDHGKTSLTAAITKVLAEAGGATFTAYDQIDKAPEEKARGITISTAHVEYETKNRHYAHVDCPGHADYVKNMITGAAQMDGAILVVSAADGPMPQTREHILLARQVGVPALVVFLNKCDMVDDPELLELVELEVRELLSKYEFPGDTIPIIKGSALAALEDSDKTLGHDAILELMKQVDAYIPQPERPVDLPFLMPVEDVFSISGRGTVVTGRVERGIVKVGEEIEIVGLRATQKTTVTGVEMFRKLLDQGQAGDNIGALLRGTKREDVERGQVLCKPGSVKPHTKFKAEAYILTKEEGGRHTPFFTNYRPQFYFRTTDVTGVVHLPEGTEMVMPGDNIAMEVHLIVPIAMEEKLRFAIREGGRTVGAGVVASIIE, encoded by the coding sequence ATGGCCAAAGCAAAGTTTGAACGTAACAAGCCGCACTGCAACATCGGCACCATCGGTCACGTCGACCATGGCAAGACGTCGCTGACCGCGGCGATCACCAAGGTCCTCGCCGAAGCCGGCGGCGCGACGTTCACCGCGTACGACCAGATCGACAAGGCGCCGGAAGAGAAGGCGCGCGGCATCACGATCTCGACGGCGCACGTCGAATACGAGACCAAGAACCGCCACTACGCGCACGTCGACTGCCCCGGCCACGCCGACTACGTGAAGAACATGATCACCGGCGCCGCCCAGATGGACGGTGCGATCCTGGTCGTGTCGGCCGCCGACGGTCCGATGCCGCAGACCCGCGAGCACATCCTGCTCGCCCGCCAGGTCGGCGTTCCCGCGCTCGTCGTGTTCCTCAACAAGTGCGACATGGTCGACGATCCGGAACTGCTCGAGCTCGTCGAGCTCGAGGTCCGCGAGCTGCTCTCGAAGTACGAATTCCCGGGCGACACCATCCCGATCATCAAGGGCTCGGCGCTTGCCGCCCTCGAAGATTCCGATAAGACGCTCGGCCATGACGCCATCCTCGAGCTGATGAAGCAGGTCGACGCTTACATTCCGCAGCCGGAGCGTCCGGTCGATCTGCCGTTCCTGATGCCGGTTGAAGACGTGTTCTCGATCTCGGGCCGCGGCACCGTCGTGACCGGCCGTGTCGAGCGCGGTATCGTCAAGGTCGGCGAGGAAATCGAGATCGTCGGTCTGCGCGCCACGCAGAAGACCACGGTCACCGGTGTCGAAATGTTCCGCAAGCTGCTGGATCAAGGCCAGGCCGGCGACAACATCGGTGCGCTGCTTCGCGGTACCAAGCGCGAGGACGTCGAGCGCGGCCAGGTGCTGTGCAAGCCGGGTTCGGTCAAGCCGCACACCAAGTTCAAGGCTGAGGCCTACATCCTCACCAAGGAAGAGGGCGGCCGCCACACTCCCTTCTTCACCAACTACCGTCCGCAGTTCTACTTCCGCACCACCGACGTGACCGGTGTCGTGCATCTGCCGGAAGGCACCGAGATGGTGATGCCGGGCGACAACATCGCGATGGAAGTGCACCTGATCGTGCCGATCGCGATGGAAGAGAAGCTCCGCTTCGCGATCCGCGAAGGTGGCCGCACCGTCGGCGCCGGCGTCGTCGCCTCGATCATCGAGTAA
- the rpsJ gene encoding 30S ribosomal protein S10, whose translation MNGQNIRIRLKAFDHRILDTSTREIVNTAKRTGAQVRGPIPLPTRIEKFTVNRSPHVDKKSREQFEMRTHKRLLDIVDPTPQTVDALMKLDLAAGVDVEIKL comes from the coding sequence ATGAACGGCCAAAACATTCGCATCCGTCTCAAGGCGTTCGACCATCGTATCCTCGATACGTCGACCCGCGAGATCGTGAACACGGCGAAGCGCACCGGCGCGCAGGTCCGCGGACCCATTCCGCTGCCCACCCGCATCGAGAAGTTCACCGTCAACCGTTCGCCGCACGTCGACAAGAAGAGCCGCGAGCAGTTCGAGATGCGCACTCACAAGCGCCTGCTCGACATCGTCGATCCGACCCCGCAGACCGTCGATGCTTTGATGAAGCTCGACTTGGCCGCCGGTGTCGACGTCGAGATCAAGCTCTAA
- the rplC gene encoding 50S ribosomal protein L3: MRSGVIAQKVGMTRVFTEAGEHIPVTVLKLGNCQVVGHRTEEKNGYVALQLGSGSRKTVYMPKAERGQFAVAKVEPKRQVEEFRVSADQMIPVGAEILADHFVVGQFVDVTGTSVGKGFAGGMKRWNFGGLRATHGVSVSHRSIGSTGGRQDPGKTWKNKKMPGHMGVDRITTLNLRVVQLDVERGLILVEGAVPGSKGGWIRVRDAVKKPLPKEAPKPGKFKVAGEADAAPAAQEA, encoded by the coding sequence ATGCGCTCCGGAGTGATCGCACAAAAGGTCGGGATGACGCGGGTCTTTACAGAGGCCGGCGAACATATCCCCGTGACCGTGCTGAAGCTCGGCAATTGCCAGGTCGTAGGCCACCGCACCGAAGAGAAAAACGGTTATGTCGCGCTCCAGCTTGGTTCTGGCAGCCGCAAGACCGTGTACATGCCCAAGGCGGAGCGCGGCCAGTTCGCGGTCGCCAAGGTCGAGCCGAAGCGGCAGGTCGAGGAATTCCGCGTCTCCGCGGATCAGATGATCCCCGTCGGTGCCGAGATCCTGGCCGACCACTTTGTCGTCGGTCAGTTCGTCGACGTCACCGGTACTTCGGTCGGTAAGGGTTTTGCCGGCGGTATGAAGCGCTGGAACTTCGGCGGTCTGCGCGCCACTCACGGCGTCTCGGTCTCGCACCGTTCGATCGGTTCGACCGGTGGCCGTCAGGACCCGGGCAAGACCTGGAAGAACAAGAAGATGCCCGGTCACATGGGCGTCGACCGCATCACCACGCTCAACCTTCGGGTCGTCCAGCTCGATGTCGAACGCGGTCTGATCCTCGTCGAAGGCGCCGTTCCCGGCTCCAAGGGCGGCTGGATCCGCGTGCGCGACGCCGTCAAGAAGCCGCTGCCTAAGGAAGCTCCGAAGCCCGGCAAGTTCAAGGTTGCTGGCGAAGCGGACGCTGCTCCGGCTGCGCAGGAGGCGTGA
- the rplD gene encoding 50S ribosomal protein L4: MELKVTTLEGKEAGSVQLSDTIFGLEPRQDIIARCVQWQLNKRQAGTHKAKGRAEIWRTGKKMYKQKGTGGARHGSARVPQFRGGGRAFGPVVRSHATDLPKKVRALALKHALSAKAKDGDLIVIDKAALEAAKTKALLGHFSGLGLTNALIIDGAELNNGFAAAARNIPNMDVLPIQGINVYDILRRRKLVLTKAAIDALEARFK; this comes from the coding sequence ATGGAATTGAAGGTCACGACCCTCGAAGGTAAGGAAGCCGGCTCGGTCCAGCTTTCCGACACCATTTTCGGCCTCGAGCCGCGCCAGGACATCATTGCACGTTGCGTGCAGTGGCAGCTCAACAAGCGCCAGGCCGGTACGCACAAGGCCAAGGGCCGCGCCGAGATCTGGCGCACCGGCAAGAAGATGTACAAGCAGAAGGGTACCGGTGGTGCTCGTCACGGCTCGGCCCGGGTGCCGCAGTTCCGCGGAGGTGGCCGTGCCTTCGGTCCGGTGGTGCGTTCGCACGCCACCGACCTGCCGAAGAAGGTCCGTGCGCTCGCCCTCAAGCATGCGCTCTCGGCCAAGGCCAAGGACGGCGATCTCATCGTGATCGACAAGGCCGCGCTGGAAGCTGCCAAGACCAAGGCGCTGCTCGGTCATTTCTCCGGTCTGGGTTTGACCAACGCGCTGATCATCGACGGCGCCGAGCTCAACAACGGCTTCGCCGCTGCGGCCCGCAACATCCCGAACATGGACGTGCTGCCGATCCAGGGCATCAACGTCTATGACATCCTGCGCCGTCGGAAGCTTGTTCTGACCAAGGCCGCCATCGATGCGCTGGAGGCGCGCTTCAAATGA
- a CDS encoding 50S ribosomal protein L23 — MTKNIEPRHYDVILSPVVTEKATIASEHNKVLFKVAAKATKPQIKEAIEKLFDVKVKSVNTLVRKGKTKIFRGNLGSQSNSKRAIVTLEEGHRIDVTTGL; from the coding sequence ATGACGAAGAACATCGAGCCTCGCCACTACGACGTGATCCTATCGCCGGTCGTGACCGAAAAGGCCACGATCGCCTCGGAGCACAACAAGGTGCTGTTCAAGGTGGCCGCCAAGGCGACCAAGCCGCAGATCAAGGAAGCGATCGAGAAGCTGTTCGACGTCAAGGTCAAGAGTGTCAACACGCTGGTCCGCAAGGGCAAGACCAAGATCTTCCGCGGCAATCTCGGCTCGCAGTCGAACTCCAAGCGCGCGATCGTGACTCTCGAAGAGGGTCACCGGATCGACGTGACCACCGGTCTGTAA